TTCTGCCACCGGTCGCCCGGCATCTTCGCGAGCAGCGATCCCTTGCCGTGGACAACCTCGTCGTGGCTCAGCGGCAGAATGAAATTCTCCGAATAGGCGTAAATGAGCCCGAAGGTCATCTCGTTGTGGTGGTAGCTGCGGTACATGGGATCGCGCGCCATGTAGGACAGCGTGTCGTGCATCCAACCCATGTTCCACTTGAAGCCGAAGCCCAGACCGCCGACGTCCACCGGCCGGGATACGCCCGGCCATGCAGTTGATTCCTCGGCCACGGTGATCGTGCTTGGGAAGTCGCCGTAGGCATGGGTGTTCATATCGCGGAGGAAACTGACCGCTTCGAGATTCTCACGGCCGCCATGGACATTCGGCACCCACTCGCCCGGATCACGGCTGTAGTCGCGATAAAGCATGGAAGCCACGGCATCCACACGAAGGCCGTCGACATGATAGCGGTCGAGCCAGAACAGCGCGTTCGACTCGAGGAAGTTCGCGACTTCCTGCCGGCCGAAATTGTAGATCAGCGTATTCCAGTCCTTGTGGAAGCCCAGCCTGGGATCCTCGTGCTCATAGAGCGCGGTCCCGTCGAAGCGCGCCAAGCCGTGCGGGTCGCTTGGAAAATGCGCCGGCACCCAGTCGACCAGGACGCCGATGCCGTTGGCATGGCAACGGTCGACGAAGCGCGCAAAACCGTTCGGATCCCCGAACCGGGAGGTGGGGGCAAAGAGTCCGACGGGCTGATACCCCCACGAGCCCGAGAATGGATACTCGCTGATCGGCAAGAGCTCGATATGGGTGAAACCAAGATCGCGCACGTACGGAATGAGTTCGTCCGCCAGTCGATCGTAGTGGAGGAAGCTGTTGCTCTCGCCACGGCGCCAAGAACCGAGATGCACTTCGTAGATGGATATTGGTCCGGAACGGTCCTGGAGTCCTCCTCGGGTGGATACCCATTCATCGTCGCCCCAGTCATGGGAAACGAGCCCATGCACGCGCGAGGCCGTGGAAGGCGGCACCTCGGCGGCAAAGGCCAACGGGTCGGCCTTCAGGGGAAGCTTCGTGCCGTCGACGCCGATGATCTCATACTTGTAGCTCGCGCCACGCTGGACGCCCGGAATGAACAGCTCCCATACACCAGCCTCATGACGCTTGCGCATCGGATGGCGCCGGCCGTCCCATCCGTTGAAATCGCCGACCACGCTGACGCGGCGCGCATTGGGAGCCCATACGGCAAAGACGACGCCCTCGGCCCCCACCAAGGTGACGGGATGCGCGCCGAGCTTTTCATAAAGGCGGCGATGCGTGCCTTCCGCCAGAAGATGCACATCCAACTCGCCCAGGAAGAGCGGGAAGCGATAGGCGTCTTCTTCTTCCCATTGCGCCTCGCCGTGCGTGAAGCGCAGACGATAGGGTGTGTCCACCGAGGCGCCCTCGATCAGTCCGGCAAAAAAGCCGTCGTCGTGCAGCTTCTCGAGCGCGGCGAGTGCGCGGCCGCTTTCGTCCAGGACGTCGACACGCTCGGCGGCAGGCATCATCACCCTTATGGATACGCCGTCGCCGCAAACATGCGGGCCGAGTACCGCGAAAGGATCGCCGTGCCGGGCGGCGGCGATTGCGTTGATCTCCGCCTGCTCGGGACGCCAAGCAAGTTTGGTTGACGCGTCGTTCGTCGAAGCTTTGGTCATATTTGATAAGCTCTCGTCCCAGTCAGCAAATCGACCACATTGCGCAAGGGGATCGACAGCCAATGCGGGCGATTGGCTGCCTCATACGCGATCTCGTAGAACCCTTTCTGCAACAGGAAGAGGTCGAGCAGGCTTTCAGCCGCTTGCCGGTCCTCGGGACAGATTTGTGTCCCTTGAACGGCATCGAGATAGGCGCTCAGAAAGTCCCGGCTGGCCCGGTTGCGCCAGGCCGTAGCCACCGCCACCGCATGGTCTGGCAACTCGCCTTTCCGCGTGGCAAAGCGATCGACGGCGGCAGAAGCCACATAGTCGATCGAGCGCAGCATACCGGCAACGTCGCGCAACGGCGAACTCTTCTCGCGCCGCTCGGCAAGGCTCCGGCGCGGTTCGCCTTCGAAGTCGATGATGATCACATCGTCCTTGGAGACGAGCACTTGGCCCAGATGGTAGTCGCCATGAATGCGCGTCTTGATGCCGAGTGGCGCCGTGGCGTCGATTGCGGCGATGCGGTCATCGAGCGCCTCTCGCACGCCAAGCAAGGTCGCCACATGATGGCGCGCCGCCTCGGGAAGCGACACCATCCTTCTTTCCAGTTCCCCGAGGACACGGCCTGATTCGTCACGCAGCGTTTGAGCCCATCTCGAAATGTCGTCCTCTGAAATCGGTTCACTGGCAAAGGCCGGGTCGTCGGTCGGCGTTGCGAACGCCCGATGCATCTCGCCCGTTCTCTTGCCGAGCCGCACGGCGAGATCCAGCGGGAAGGTGTACAGCCGCTCCAGATCGCTCTCGACGGTCGCCTTCTTGTCCTGGCGCAACGTGAGATCCTCGAGCGACCGGTCGAGTCCATCAACCAAAGCCGTCCACGCATCGCCCTGGTTCTGCACGAAGGAAAACGCGATCGCCAGCGCGGTATGCTCGCCTGTATCGGTCACGTATTCCACCGCACCGAGAAATTCCGGTGTGTTGGGGTAGCGGGCAACCTCGGTAAGAAAGCGGGCAATCTCGAGTTCGGGCTGCGTACCGGCGCGAAGACGACGGTAGATCTTGAGCATGATGCGTTCGTCGATGATGATCGACACATTGCTTTGCTCGCCGCCGACCGCGCGGATCGGGGCGTCCTCCGGAAGAGGCACCCAGTCCGGACCTGCGGAGAACACGACCTTCCCGTTCTCCGCCTCGATGATGTTGTTCTCACCCATCGCCCAAGCGACATCGCGAATAAAGTCCTGGTCGTTGGCGGCATCGATCAGGGCGCCGACTTTCGAGCCCGACCGCAATTTGGCGAGGGTAAAGGGCAGCAACGGCGCGCCGACCCGCACGTTATCGCTCCCCCATTTGGCCGAGAACGGCAGGAAGTAAGCCTGGCTATCACTCTCCGCCATCGACGCCGCGCAGACGGCCAGCGGGTAGCTGCCGCGCGCGCCTTCGAACGTCGCCAAGGGACGCGAGTCGAAGCGAAGCGACGTGGCATCCTTTGCGCCGAACCACCGTTGCCGCGCGACAAAGCCGGGCAACACGTCCTGCTCCATGAGTCTCTTCTGGCGATCGGTGAAGAGGCTCTGCCAGCCATCCGACGCAATGAGCGTGATGTAATCCGGCGCGACTTCCGGCGGCGCTACATGCCAGCGCGGTTCCTCTTCCTCTCCTGCGAGGATGAACCAGTAGAAGCCGTAGGCCGGCAGCGTCAGCATGTAGGTCAGATCGCCGATAGGCGGAAAGGCCGAATTGCCGGTCAGTTCGACCGGCACCGCGCCGGCATGGGCGGACAGATCGAGCTCTACGGCTTGTGCGGAGCGCGCGAGGTTGAACACGCAGAGCAAGGTTTGCCCCTCATGCTCCCGCAGGTATGCCAAGATCTTCCGATTGCGCGGATAGAGAAAGGTCAAGCTCCCGCGACCGAAGGCGGCGTGCGTCTTGCGCACCTGGATCATCCGCCGCGTCCAGTTCAACAGAGACGATGGGTCCCTTTGCTGGGCTTCGACGTTGATGGTCTGGTAGCCGTAGTTGGCGTCCATGATCGGCGGCAGATAGAGCTGTTGCGGATCGGCTTTCGAGAATCCGCCATTGCGATCGGCGGACCATTGCATGGGGGTCCGCACCCCATCCCGGTCGCCGAGATAGAAATTGTCGCCCATGCCGATCTCGTCGCCGTAGTAGAGCACAGGCGTCCCGGGCATCGACAGCAGCAAGGCATTCAGCAACTGGATCTTGCGCCGGTCGTTCTCGAGCAACGGTGCCAGGCGGCGGCGGATGCCGAGATTGATCCGGGCACGGCTGTCGTTGGCATAGGTGCGCCACAGGTAATCGCGCTCGTCGTCCGTCACCATCTCCAGCGTGAGCTCGTCGTGATTCCGCAAGAAGAGCGCCCACTGCGCGCTGTCGGGAATTTCCGGCGTCTGCCGCAAAATATCCGTGACCGGATGGCGATCCTCCTGAGCCAGCGCCATGTACATGCGCGGCATCAGCGGAAAATGGAATGCCATGTGACACTCGTCGCCATCGCCGAAATAGGGATGCGTATCCTCGGGCCATTGATTGGCTTCGGCGAGGAGCATGCGATCTGGGTACTGCGCGTCGACCTCCGCACGGATGCGCCTCAAGATCGCATGGGTCTCGGGGAGGTTCTCGTTGTTGGTCCCTTCGCGCTCACAAAGATACGGTACGGCGTCGAGCCGCAGGCCATCGACGCCAAGGTCGAGCCAGAAGCGCATGACATCGATGATCTCTTCGAGAACCTTGGGGTTGTCGAAGTTGAGATCGGGCTGGTGCGAATAAAAGCGATGCCAGTAATAGGCGCCCGCCTCTTGGTCCCACGCCCAATTCGACGTCTCAGTATCCAGAAAGATGATCCGTGTACCGCCATAGCGCTTGTCGGTGTCGCTCCACACATAGAAATCGCGTTCGGGCGACCCAGGCGGCGCCTTGCGGGCCGCCTGAAACCAGGGGTGCTGATCGGATGTGTGGTTGACGACAAGCTCCGTGATCACCCGGATGCCACGCCTGTGGGCCTCCGCGATGAAAGCCTTGAATGCGTCCATATCCCCATACGAGGGATTGACGTGGCGGTAATCCGAGATGTCGTAGCCGTCATCGCGAAGCGGCGAAGGATAAAAGGGAAGCAGCCAAATCGTCGTGACGCCGAGAGACTCGACATGGTCGAGCCGCTGCATCAGACCCTCGAAATCCCCGATGCCGTCGCCGTTGGTGTCCTGAAACGCCTTGACATGCAGTTGGTAGATGATCGCGTCTTTGTACCAGTCCGCTGCCGCAAGATCGATCGCCTGCGTCTCCTCGCGCTCGGTCTCCGGCGCCGATGGCACCTCGATCGGCGCGTCGACTAGCGCCTCGGATGTTTCTGCCGTGCTCATTTGCCCCCCTTTGGATGGAGGCGCCAGATCGCGTAGGGCCGTTCGGCTGGATCCAACAGCACATGCTGTATCTTGCCGGACCATATGAAGCGCTGGCCTGTCACCAGATCCTCGACTCCGATATCGGACTCATCCGGCAGACCGAACTCCCACAGCGGCACCTCGAAGTTTCCGCCTTGGGCATTGTGCGGATCGAGATTGACCGCGAATAGGAGAAAGTCCGAGAGGTCGTCGGTGAATTTGCCGTAGTACAGAATCTGGTCGTTCCACAAATTGTAGAAGTTGAGGTTCGTGAACTGCTGAAGAGCCTTGTGCTCGTGGCGCAATCGATTGACGAGGGTGATGTCGGCGCGGATGTTCCCCTCGCGGTCCCAATCCCAGGCCACGATCTCGTATTTCTCGGAGTCGAGATATTCTTCCTTACCGGGCACGGCACGCGCTTCGCAGATCTCAACGCCATTGTAGATGCCGTAGTTGCCGGCGAGCGTCGCGGCGAGCAAGACACGAACCTGAAAGCCGGGCCGGCCGCTCGTCTGCAGATAGGGCGGGTTGATGTCAGGCGTATTGACGAAGAAATTCGGCCGGAAATACTCCCGCATGGCGCTTTTCGTCAGCTCGCTCGCATAATCGATCAACTCCTGCTTCGAGTTGCGCCACGTGAAATACGTGTACGACTGCGTGAACCCGAGCTTGGCCAGCCGCTTCATCGGAGCGGGCCGCGTGAATGCCTCCGACAGGAAGATCACGTCCGGATATTTGTCCTGAACCTCGCGGATCATCCACTCCCAGAACGGAAACGGCTTCGTGTGCGGATTGTCGACCCGGAAGATCCGGACGCCCTTCTCCGCCCAGAAGAGCACGATGTCGCGCAAGGCAAGCCAAATCGACGGAAAGGCATCGCGATAGAAGTGAACGTTGACGATGTCCTCATATTTCTTCGGGGGATTCTCTGCGAACTTGATGCTGCCGTCAGGGCGCCAATCGAACCACTCCGGATGCTCTTTGATCCATGGATGGTCGGGTGAACACTGGATCGCGAAGTCCAGTGCGATCTCGAGACCATGTGCCTTGGCCTCCTGAAGAAGACGCTCGAACGCGGCGAATGTTCCGAGCTCTTTGTGTATCGCGTCGTGTCCGCCATCTTCGGATCCGATGGCATAGGGGCTCCCAGGATCGTCTGCCCCCGGGGTCAGTGAGTTGTTGCGTCCCTTGCGGTTGGTCTTCCCGATCGGGTGGATCGGCGGGAAGTACAGGACGTCGAAACCGAGATCGCGGACATAGGGAAGCCGCTCAATGACGTCGTCGAACGTGCCATGACGTTCGGCGTCGCCGGACTGCGAGCGCGGAAACATCTCGTACCAGGCGCTGAAGGCTGCACGTTTGCGGTCGACCCAGACAGGCAGAACCTTGCTGTAACCCGTGACGTTGGTGCGCGGACCGGCCTTTGCATAGAGATCCTGCACCGGCGCGGCCGTGAGACATGCGAGCCTGTCGGCATCGGTCTTGGCGAGGTCGAGCGTTTTGAGCACAGCCTCGAGCTCCGCCCGCTCCGCCACGGCCCCGCGATCCGAGCGCATGGCCGCCTCGATCAGGTGACGGCCCTCGGTCAGTTCCAGCGGGATCGGCTGGCCTGCATCATGCTTCTTCCCGACCTCGTCGCGCCAGGTGGCATACAAATCGCGCCAAGCAACGATCGTGTAAAAATAACGTCCGTTCCGGGAAAGCGGGAGTTCAACCCTCCAGCGGTCGTTGCCGAGGAACTGCATCGGCAGTTCGCTCCAATCCTGCTCGGCCTCGAAGCGGTAACGCAACCCGGCGTCGATCTTGTCATGGCCGTCGCAGAAGATGTCAGCTTCGATCGTCAAGACGTCTCCGACCACGCGCTTGACGGCAAAACGGCCCCCATCAAGCTCGGGCGTCACGGCTTCGATGGCAATCCTGTCGCTGACGGCGTGTTGCAGCCGATCATCGTCGAAGGTCTGCTGGGTCGACGCAGAACTTGGCGTTTTCTTCAGATCCCGGGCAGTCCAGTCAGCCATCGCGCCTCACAATCGTGTTCTGTGTTCAATTGCCAAAACGGCTAAGCTTTGCCTCGATGCCCACGTATCGACCCGCGAGCCCGCACAATTCATGCTCGCGCCAAGCGCGCCCGGCAATCCGCAGTCGGGCGCCGGGTCATGTGACCATCGAGAGAATTCTCGCTCTACACCGACGATCACTGTGCTCCCGAAGAGCCGGATGGGCGACGAGATGCGCATTGATGGCCTAGACGGGGTCCGCATGGCACTTCATCGTCTAAAGTGGCTCTAGTTCCGATTCGTACGTCATGAGCCCCCGTGCCGTCGAGGGTTGCCCGCGCGATTTTAAAGGTCCCTTTTCTCCCCAACAGTCTTACCGAGTGCCCGGGTTGCAACTGCAACGAGGATACCGAAGAAAATGAGGCCGATGAGGCCAACAAGTACGCTCACGACTCGGCTCGATATCGTTGTCGGAACAACGTCGCCGTAGCCAACAGTGAGGCCAGTGATCATGGTGTTGTCTCCATCAGTACAGATCGCATTGTCTTTCACACCGCCGATAACGTTGGCTTTGTAGGTGGAAAGCGTGTTGACCCCGATGTGAGAAACTGTCGCCGACCCCTGAACACTGCCAGGAAAAATCGGGCGTCCGTGGAATGATTTCTTAGCCATCTGAGGGCTCCTGCTCCAGGTCTTGATTGAATTGGTGCTTTTGGCAAGCCTGCCGGGCAAACCGGCAGGGTGGCGGTATGACGATCAGGCTGCTCGCTCGGGGACCTCGCCCGTTAGGACAATTTCCAGAATGTCCTCGTCTTGAAGAAGCGCGCGTTGGTGTACTCGCGGGCCTTGTTCGAGTTCGTAACGGCGAACTCAGTCAGGGTGATGCCCGGGATACCCAAGAAGGTGAGTGGATACGTACTGGTGAATGTGATTCCGGCGCGCATCATGTCGCGGACCAGGTCAGGGTGTTCTTCCATGATATGGTTCTTCACGAGCGGCGAGCAGAGCAGATGCAACGGAATGGCCACTCGTTCGTGGCCGCGCCGGTCGGAAAGCGCATGAGTGACCTTCATTCCCCAGTCGTAGAGCTGATGGAACGAATTGTGCGGGCAGCCGACGAAGGCTCGCGTGGGTTTGGCGTCTTTTTACTCCATAGATTGGGATAGTTTTTCGGACGCGTTCGATCTCGGCATCATCGATAACTTAAGCCTGGTAGCCCTTGATGAGCAGATCGCGGCCATGTTCAATTGCGTCGGGTGTTATGTTTTCGACGTGATAGAGACCTACCGCCCCGTTGGTGGCGGTTGCGGCACCCATATCCTTGAGCTTGCCCATCGACAGACCATCCACCTTAGGCATCGCGCCAATCGACGGCTGCTGCTTGGCGGGGCTACAATGTTCTCACAGTGTCTGTGAAACCCAATAGCGTCGATGTCTCCTCGGGGAAAAGAATCCTGCGCCCACGTGATAATGTGTGGCGCATCGAGCGTTTCTCGCGCGCTGCAGTCCTGATAGATCCCGCGACCTATTTCGGTGCAGTCCGTGCGGCCCTGCTGAAAGCCAAGCACCGCGTCTTTATCATCGGATGGGACATCCATAGCCGCACCCGTCTTGTAGGTCCTGCGGGCCATGCTGACGACGGCTATCCAGAGGAGTTGGGCGCCTTCCTCTCTGCCCTCGTCGAAAACAAGCCAGAGCTTGAGGTGAATCTGCTGCTGTGGGACTTCGCTTTGCTCTACGCGGCAGAACGGGAACCGTTTCCTGTATATTCGCTGCGCTGGAACACGCCGCGGCGCGTAACACTTTGCCTCGATGACGCGGTACCGATCGGCTCCTCGCACCACCAGAAGCTGGTAGTGGTTGACGATGCCATTGCCTTTTCGGGTGGCATCGACATTACCGTGCGGCGCTGGGACACATCGGAACACCGCATCGATGAGTCGTTACGACGCGACCCGGCCGGTGAATCCTACGGGCCATTCCACGACGTGCAGATGCTGGTTGACGGTGACGCGGCGTATGCTCTGGCTGATCTGGCCCGTGCGCGGTGGCAGTCCGCAGCGCGTGAAATCATTCCTCCGGCCGACGCTGGTGGTGACCCCTGGCCCAAGCATGTCAGGCCCGACTTCGTCGACGCCGAAGCCGGCATCGCACGCACACAGCCGCTTTTCGAGAGGCTGGAGGCGGTGCACGAGGTGCAACAGCTGTTCTGTGATTCAATTGGCGCGGCGGAGGATACGATTTACATCGAGAATCAGTTCCTCAGTTCCATCCCGCTCGCAGCGGCACTGGCCCGGAGGTTGCGCGAACGTCCGCAGCTGGAAGTGGTCATCATCACGCCGGCGAGCCACACTTCCTGGCTCGAGGCAAGCAGCATGCGCAATGGCCGCGTCCGCTTCATGCAGGAGCTGCAGAAGCACGACATTGCCGAGCGCGTACGCGTCCTCTCTCCTGAGGTGCGCGATGGTAGCCGCGCAATGCACGTCATGGTCCATTCCAAGGTGATGATCGTCGATGACCGCCTGCTTCGCGTCGGCTCTGCCAATCTCAACAACCGTTCCATGGGTACCGATACGGAATGCGACATCGCAATCGAGGCGCGGCGCGCCGATGAGCGCGAGGCGATCGCCGCGGTCCGCAACCGCCTGATCAGCCACCACTGCGGCACCACCTCGGAGACTGTGGTAGCGGCACTGGCGAAAAATCCCTCGCTTGTTGCCCTAACCGACGGACTGGCTTCGAACGGACACGCGCTTCGGCCAATCCATGACGGGCCGGTGAACGGCAACGAATGGGCGGCCTACATGGAAAGCATCGCCGATCCCGAGCGGCCGATTGGTGCAGAAGAATTCGCCAGCACTGTTCTCGACGCGCGCGTCCAGCGGCGCGGTCTGTCGAACCTTGTCAAGGTATGTCTTGTGGGCCTTGTAATGCTCGCCCTGGTGCTGGCTTGGCACCTGACCCCGCTGTCCGATCTCGCACGGCCCGAGACGGTACGTAGCACGATGGAGTGGGTTGCTACGGTGCCCTGGGGCCCGCTTGTGGTGCTCGCCATATTCGTCGTCAGTAGCGTTCTGTTGTTTCCAGTCACGGTACTGATCGCAGCAACCGCCGCTGCCTTTGGTCCGTGGCTCGGCTTCGCCTATGCTGCGGCCGGGTCGCTACTCAGCGCGCTCGTCTCGTTCGGCATCGGTGCTCTGATCGGTCGACAGACGCTGACGGACGTGCTCGGTCCGCGGCTAAACCGTATTAGCCGCAGCGTGCGCAAGAGAGGGGTGTTAGCGGTGGCGGTAGTCCGCCTGGTGCCAATCGCCCCATTCGGCGTCGTAAATCTGGTCGCCGGCGCCAGCCGTATTCGGTCCCTGGACTTTGTGCTTGGCACCGCGCTAGGCATGTTGCCCGGCATCGCCGTACTAGCGGCCGTCGGCCACCAAGTCATCGAGGTGCTGATGGATCCAAGCCTAAAATCGCTCTTGTGGCTGGCATTGGCATTGGCGGCGTGGATAACGCTGTCCTTCAGCCTGCAGGCTCTCGTCTCCAAGTATTGGGGCGACTCTTCGTGATCGGGACGTCGCCGACCATCCGATTCATGACCTGGAACATCCATGGCACGATCGGTTTCAATCCCGGCTTTGACTTGGCCGGTGTCATTGCCTTGATCCTGCGCTGGAGACCCGACGTTATCGCACTGCAGGAAGTCGATTCCCGCCGTCCGCCCGAAGGCGAGGACGCCTTTGCGCTTCTTCAGGATGCACTGGGTCAGCATGGCATTCCCGCGCATTCCATCGCCAGCGCGGATGGTCACTATGGGCAGATTCTGATCAGCTCCTTCCCGATCATCAACAGCGAAATTCACGATATCTCTGCACCTGAACGCGAGCCACGCCGCGCTATACGCGCGGAACTCGGGACGGCTGCCGGCCCGGTGCGCGTCATCGCCACGCACCTTGGCCTGAGCATCCGCGAGCGACGTGAGCAGGCGCAATTGTTGCTCGCGCTGGCCGGTCCGCATGACATGACCACGGTCGTGCTCGGCGACTTCAACGACTGGTTCTTCGTCGGTTCCGTGCGGGCGGTGCTCGCGAGAGTCTTGCCCGGACGCAGTCGGTTTCGCACCTTTCCTAGCTTCCTTCCCTTGCTACGCCTCGACCGAATTTACTGTCGGCCCTGCTGCGCCGTACGCGACATGTATACCGACCCAAACGCGCGCAGCCTGTCGGATCACTTGCCGGTGATCGCCGACCTAGCGGTAAACCAAAGCTAATGCGGGGTGCACATCGTCCCAGGATTGACCCCCCGACCTGATAGTGACAGATCGTGCTCCCCAGAGCGTCTTGGCTAATAACCTAATTGTCTACGAACCGATTTCGTCAGCCAAAACGCTGCCGATAAAGTTCCCGCCGGCCGTGAGATGCCCGTGGAGCAACAGGATTCCACAGGTATTCCATTTGGAACGACAACACCCAACGCTCCAAAAAGGGTCTGAACATTTCCGCATCGCTGGAGTTAGTATCCTAGGAGAGACGAAGCAATATTGAAGGCTCCAGTGACCTATCGCTTCGAGCACACGACTAGGACCGTCGAGGAGAACCTGCGAAGTATTGCGCACAGTCAGATCGAGAAGGCTCTGGCGGAACTCGACGACACCGAGATGAGCGTTCAGGACACCGTCCACCAAGTACGCAAGCGCTGCAAGAAGCTCCGCGGTCTCGTTCGCCTCGTTCGCGGTAGCTTCTCGGACTACAAGTCCGAAAATCAGAAGTTCCGCGATACGGCGGCTCAGCTGTCCTATATCCGCGACGCCGAGGCCATCATCGAGACGCATGATGATTTGATCGGCGTGTATGGCGATCAGATCGATCAAATGGCTTTCTCGTCCGTGCGCGATCAGCTCGCGGCGCGCCAGGAAAAAATCCTCACGGAAAGGGACATTGAGCAGAAGCTGGCTCAACTCCGCGCCGAAATGGTCGACGCACGTGACCGGACTCATCAGTGGCGCTTGAGCGAAAAGAGCTTCGAAGCGATCGAAGGCGGTTTGGCCAAGACCTACAAACGTGCCCGCACCGCGATGGCGGCAGCGCACAAAGATCCGACGCCGGAGAAACTCCACGAATGGCGTAAGCGCGTAAAATACCACTGGTACCATGCGCGCCTGTTGCGGGACATTTGGCCTCTGATGATGCGTGCGCATGTCGAGGCCGCAGATAAACTCTCGGACATGCTCGGCGACCATCACGACCTAGCGGTCTATCGGATGACGCTGCTTTCCGATCCCGAGTCGTATGGCGATTCGGAACAGATCGAGGCTTTGATAGGACTTATCGTCGCTCGTCAGTCGGTCCTGGCGCAGGAGGCATTTGTCTTGGGCGCAAGGCTGCTGGCAGAGAGGCCCTCGGCCCTCGTCAAGCGCTGGCGCGCATTTTGGCGCACGGCCCTGCGCCAAGAGGCCGCTCGGGAAAATGCGTTGGCTGCCTGATGACCAGCTCCGCCCGGTTTGAATTCCGCACCTGGTCGCGCAACTTCGCGGTTGTTGAGGATCGGATCCGGCGATTGGCCTCGTGTGAGGATATCCGGGAGAGCACCGAGATTTATCTCGTCGCGCCCCGAATGTCCGCTTGCAACATCAAGATCCGCGATGGCGCCGTAGACACCAAAGCCTTGATCGACGAACTGGCCGATCTCGAACAGTGGCAGCCGGACTGGAACGG
This genomic window from Methyloceanibacter caenitepidi contains:
- a CDS encoding VTT domain-containing protein yields the protein MKPNSVDVSSGKRILRPRDNVWRIERFSRAAVLIDPATYFGAVRAALLKAKHRVFIIGWDIHSRTRLVGPAGHADDGYPEELGAFLSALVENKPELEVNLLLWDFALLYAAEREPFPVYSLRWNTPRRVTLCLDDAVPIGSSHHQKLVVVDDAIAFSGGIDITVRRWDTSEHRIDESLRRDPAGESYGPFHDVQMLVDGDAAYALADLARARWQSAAREIIPPADAGGDPWPKHVRPDFVDAEAGIARTQPLFERLEAVHEVQQLFCDSIGAAEDTIYIENQFLSSIPLAAALARRLRERPQLEVVIITPASHTSWLEASSMRNGRVRFMQELQKHDIAERVRVLSPEVRDGSRAMHVMVHSKVMIVDDRLLRVGSANLNNRSMGTDTECDIAIEARRADEREAIAAVRNRLISHHCGTTSETVVAALAKNPSLVALTDGLASNGHALRPIHDGPVNGNEWAAYMESIADPERPIGAEEFASTVLDARVQRRGLSNLVKVCLVGLVMLALVLAWHLTPLSDLARPETVRSTMEWVATVPWGPLVVLAIFVVSSVLLFPVTVLIAATAAAFGPWLGFAYAAAGSLLSALVSFGIGALIGRQTLTDVLGPRLNRISRSVRKRGVLAVAVVRLVPIAPFGVVNLVAGASRIRSLDFVLGTALGMLPGIAVLAAVGHQVIEVLMDPSLKSLLWLALALAAWITLSFSLQALVSKYWGDSS
- a CDS encoding endonuclease/exonuclease/phosphatase family protein — its product is MTWNIHGTIGFNPGFDLAGVIALILRWRPDVIALQEVDSRRPPEGEDAFALLQDALGQHGIPAHSIASADGHYGQILISSFPIINSEIHDISAPEREPRRAIRAELGTAAGPVRVIATHLGLSIRERREQAQLLLALAGPHDMTTVVLGDFNDWFFVGSVRAVLARVLPGRSRFRTFPSFLPLLRLDRIYCRPCCAVRDMYTDPNARSLSDHLPVIADLAVNQS
- a CDS encoding CHAD domain-containing protein, coding for MKAPVTYRFEHTTRTVEENLRSIAHSQIEKALAELDDTEMSVQDTVHQVRKRCKKLRGLVRLVRGSFSDYKSENQKFRDTAAQLSYIRDAEAIIETHDDLIGVYGDQIDQMAFSSVRDQLAARQEKILTERDIEQKLAQLRAEMVDARDRTHQWRLSEKSFEAIEGGLAKTYKRARTAMAAAHKDPTPEKLHEWRKRVKYHWYHARLLRDIWPLMMRAHVEAADKLSDMLGDHHDLAVYRMTLLSDPESYGDSEQIEALIGLIVARQSVLAQEAFVLGARLLAERPSALVKRWRAFWRTALRQEAARENALAA